A window of the Streptomyces sp. NBC_00250 genome harbors these coding sequences:
- a CDS encoding ribonuclease HII, giving the protein MPYEPPTHTVERSLRATTGAKIVAGVDEVGRGAWAGPVTVCAAVTGLRRAPEGLTDSKLLTPKRRTALAAELEKWVTAYALGDASPQEIDELGMTAALRLAAVRALEGLPVRPDAVILDGKHDYLGSPWQVRTVIKGDQSCIAVAAASVIAKVRRDAAMAELGLGAEGYAAYAFDANAGYPSPVHKAALEELGPTPHHRLSWSYLDAMPRWRHLKKVRLSAEAAALESGGQLGFDF; this is encoded by the coding sequence ATGCCGTACGAACCACCCACCCACACCGTCGAGCGATCGCTCCGAGCCACCACCGGCGCCAAGATCGTCGCCGGAGTCGACGAGGTCGGACGCGGGGCGTGGGCCGGCCCCGTCACCGTGTGCGCGGCCGTCACCGGCCTGCGCCGGGCGCCCGAAGGGCTCACCGACTCCAAACTGCTCACCCCCAAGCGCCGTACCGCGCTCGCCGCGGAGCTGGAGAAGTGGGTCACGGCCTACGCCCTCGGCGACGCCTCCCCGCAGGAGATAGACGAGCTCGGCATGACAGCCGCGCTGCGGCTCGCGGCCGTCCGGGCCCTCGAAGGCCTTCCCGTGCGGCCCGACGCGGTGATCCTCGACGGCAAGCACGACTACCTCGGCAGCCCCTGGCAGGTCCGTACGGTGATCAAGGGCGATCAGTCCTGCATCGCCGTGGCCGCCGCCTCCGTGATCGCCAAGGTCCGACGGGACGCCGCCATGGCGGAGCTGGGGCTCGGGGCCGAGGGGTACGCCGCGTACGCCTTCGATGCCAACGCGGGCTACCCTTCGCCGGTCCACAAAGCGGCGCTCGAAGAGCTGGGGCCCACCCCTCACCACCGACTCTCCTGGTCGTACCTGGACGCGATGCCCAGGTGGCGCCACCTCAAAAAGGTCCGCCTCTCCGCCGAGGCGGCCGCGCTGGAGAGCGGGGGCCAACTCGGCTTCGACTTCTGA
- a CDS encoding TetR/AcrR family transcriptional regulator has protein sequence MVTSRSAAAARPEGASLRRRGPVLERAILEAALEQLGSVGWNGLTMEGVAVGAQTGKAAVYRRWPSKEDLVADALQAGLPTLDEAPDLGGVREDLYELCRRVRDVMYSKPGFALRAVLHECDAEAAERFHGLIVSGVVEPSARLFRDVLHRGIARGEVRAEADNDLVIDVIPAMMMYRSKVCASEWPDGELADLVDRIMVPLLRV, from the coding sequence ATGGTTACTTCGCGCTCCGCGGCCGCCGCCCGGCCGGAAGGGGCGTCGCTGCGACGCCGCGGTCCGGTACTCGAACGGGCGATCCTGGAGGCCGCACTTGAGCAGCTGGGCAGCGTCGGCTGGAACGGTCTGACGATGGAGGGTGTCGCGGTCGGCGCGCAGACGGGCAAAGCCGCGGTGTACCGGCGCTGGCCTTCGAAGGAGGACCTCGTCGCCGACGCGCTCCAGGCCGGACTGCCGACCCTCGACGAGGCCCCGGACCTCGGCGGTGTGCGCGAGGATCTGTACGAGCTGTGCCGCCGGGTCAGGGACGTCATGTACTCCAAGCCCGGCTTCGCCCTGCGCGCTGTGCTTCACGAATGCGATGCCGAGGCCGCCGAGAGGTTCCACGGCCTGATCGTCTCGGGGGTGGTCGAGCCCTCGGCCCGACTCTTCCGTGATGTTCTGCACCGCGGAATCGCGCGCGGGGAGGTGCGGGCGGAAGCGGACAACGACCTGGTGATCGACGTCATTCCCGCCATGATGATGTACCGATCAAAGGTGTGCGCGAGCGAATGGCCGGACGGTGAGCTCGCCGATCTGGTCGACCGGATCATGGTGCCGCTACTCCGTGTCTGA
- a CDS encoding MFS transporter — translation MTTSPVDTQTKDGPARAGGRPGIALTVIAACQLMVVLDATIVNIALPHIQDALSFSTTDLSWVLSAYTLTFGGLLLLGGRAGDILGRRRVFMAGILLFTFASLLGGFAQEPWHLLAARALQGVGGAIASPTSLALITTTFPEGPERNRAFGVFAAVSAGGGAIGLLAGGMLTEWLDWRWVLFVNVPIGLLIAFLTPRFIAESERHPGRFDIAGAATSTLGMAALVYGFIRASEKGWEDALTIGSFVSAVILLVAFALVESRAKEPITPLRMFADRNRSGTYIIMLSLAAAMFGMFFFIVLWVQGVLGYSPIRSGLAFLPVTVAIVTGAGLAQRLLPVLGPKPFMVSGSAITGAALFWLTFITSDSSYVSGVLGPMVLFGFGMGLNFVTLTLTAVSGVAQHEAGAASGLLNATQQVGGSLGLSILVTVFGTASREEGDKQMPGFLANSTPEQQAEAMKTQELPPPWGHEVLTAGISSAFTAAVAMVLIALVTAVLMVRVRKSDLEALSGRAEAAGPVA, via the coding sequence GTGACAACATCTCCGGTGGACACACAGACCAAGGACGGGCCTGCTCGCGCCGGAGGTCGGCCAGGTATCGCCTTGACCGTCATCGCCGCCTGCCAGCTGATGGTCGTCCTCGACGCCACCATCGTGAACATCGCACTGCCGCACATCCAGGACGCGCTGTCCTTCTCGACCACCGACCTGTCGTGGGTGCTCAGCGCCTACACGCTCACCTTCGGCGGCCTGCTGCTCCTCGGCGGACGCGCGGGGGACATCCTGGGGCGCCGCCGGGTGTTCATGGCCGGCATCCTGCTCTTCACCTTCGCCTCGCTGCTCGGGGGCTTCGCCCAGGAGCCCTGGCATCTGCTCGCCGCGCGGGCCCTGCAGGGCGTCGGCGGCGCCATCGCCTCGCCCACCTCGCTCGCGCTCATCACCACGACGTTCCCCGAAGGGCCGGAGCGCAACCGGGCGTTCGGCGTCTTCGCCGCCGTCTCCGCGGGCGGTGGCGCGATCGGTCTGCTCGCCGGCGGCATGCTCACGGAGTGGCTGGACTGGCGCTGGGTCCTCTTCGTGAACGTCCCCATCGGACTGCTGATCGCCTTCCTGACCCCGCGCTTCATCGCCGAGTCCGAGCGCCACCCCGGTCGGTTCGACATCGCGGGTGCCGCGACCTCGACCCTGGGCATGGCCGCACTGGTGTACGGGTTCATCCGGGCGTCCGAGAAGGGTTGGGAGGACGCGCTGACCATCGGCTCGTTCGTCTCGGCGGTCATCCTGCTCGTGGCCTTCGCGCTCGTGGAGTCGCGCGCCAAGGAACCGATCACCCCGCTCCGGATGTTCGCGGACCGCAACCGCTCGGGCACGTACATCATCATGCTCAGCCTGGCGGCCGCCATGTTCGGCATGTTCTTCTTCATCGTGCTGTGGGTCCAGGGCGTCCTGGGGTACAGCCCGATCCGGTCCGGGCTCGCCTTCCTTCCGGTGACGGTCGCGATCGTCACCGGCGCGGGACTCGCGCAGCGGCTGCTGCCGGTCCTCGGCCCGAAGCCGTTCATGGTGAGCGGTTCGGCGATCACCGGTGCGGCTCTGTTCTGGCTGACGTTCATCACCTCGGACAGCAGCTACGTGAGCGGTGTCCTCGGTCCGATGGTCCTCTTCGGCTTCGGCATGGGCCTCAATTTCGTGACGCTCACGCTCACGGCCGTCTCTGGAGTGGCCCAGCACGAGGCAGGAGCCGCGTCGGGCCTGCTCAACGCCACGCAGCAGGTCGGCGGTTCGCTCGGCCTGTCCATTCTGGTCACGGTCTTCGGCACCGCCAGCCGCGAGGAGGGCGACAAGCAGATGCCGGGCTTCCTCGCGAACTCGACGCCCGAGCAGCAGGCCGAGGCCATGAAGACGCAGGAGCTGCCCCCGCCCTGGGGCCACGAGGTGCTGACCGCGGGCATCTCCTCGGCGTTCACGGCCGCCGTCGCGATGGTGCTGATCGCGCTGGTGACGGCCGTCCTGATGGTCAGGGTCCGCAAGAGCGACCTGGAAGCACTGAGCGGCCGAGCTGAGGCCGCCGGGCCGGTGGCCTGA
- a CDS encoding ADP-ribosylglycohydrolase family protein, giving the protein MTADSSLDRRFDRALDSLRGLSVGDALGSQFFVPANYPLLKRRELPDGPWQWTDDTEMACSVLAVLARHERIDQDALAMSFAQHHDFDRGYGPAVNRMLRLIREGGDWRELAAALFQGQGSWGNGAAMRIAPLGAWYADDPEQATHQAEISAYTTHQHREAVVGAMAVAAAAALAADPAGPPTPEALLDGVIALVPRSAVGAGLRRARDMLDYGDAGTVAAVLGSGRRTSAHDTVPFALWSAARGLGDFERVFWTTAQVGGDVDTTCAIAGGVVAAATTGAPPAEWLSQTEDLPEWASVATA; this is encoded by the coding sequence ATGACCGCTGACTCCTCACTCGACCGGCGCTTCGACCGCGCCCTGGACAGCCTGCGCGGGCTGTCCGTGGGAGACGCCCTGGGCTCCCAGTTCTTCGTACCCGCCAACTACCCCCTGCTGAAGCGGCGCGAGCTGCCCGACGGCCCTTGGCAGTGGACCGACGACACCGAGATGGCCTGCTCCGTCCTGGCCGTCCTCGCCCGCCACGAACGGATCGACCAGGACGCCCTGGCCATGTCCTTCGCTCAGCACCACGACTTCGACCGGGGCTACGGTCCGGCCGTCAACCGGATGCTCCGGCTCATCAGGGAGGGGGGCGACTGGCGGGAGCTGGCCGCCGCGCTCTTCCAGGGGCAGGGCTCCTGGGGCAACGGCGCCGCGATGCGGATCGCCCCGCTCGGCGCCTGGTACGCGGACGACCCGGAGCAGGCGACGCACCAGGCCGAGATCTCCGCGTACACGACCCACCAGCACCGCGAGGCCGTGGTCGGAGCCATGGCCGTCGCCGCCGCGGCCGCGCTGGCCGCAGACCCGGCGGGGCCACCCACACCGGAGGCGCTGCTCGACGGGGTCATCGCCCTGGTGCCGCGCAGTGCGGTCGGGGCGGGGCTGCGCCGGGCCCGCGACATGCTCGACTACGGCGACGCGGGCACGGTCGCCGCGGTCCTCGGCAGCGGTCGGCGGACGAGCGCGCACGACACGGTTCCGTTCGCCCTGTGGTCGGCGGCGCGTGGCCTCGGCGATTTCGAGCGGGTGTTCTGGACGACTGCTCAGGTCGGTGGCGACGTCGACACGACCTGCGCCATCGCCGGGGGCGTGGTGGCCGCCGCGACGACCGGGGCGCCGCCGGCGGAGTGGCTGAGCCAGACCGAGGACCTTCCGGAGTGGGCTTCGGTCGCGACGGCCTGA